In Coleofasciculus chthonoplastes PCC 7420, the genomic window TTTTTGATTTGTTTAGTAGTATTTTCTTGGTAAAAAAGCAATCTATTTTCTTCCCAAATAAAATCATTTAAAAATTCACAAAAAGCTTTTTCTGGATAATTGCTACCAACTACAATACTGTATTGGGGTCTATTATCACTATAAGTTTCCTTAACTTCAAAGCTAGTTACATCTTTAAAACCACCTTGATTCCTCATTCTATTTTTAAAATATTCAAGCGCCCATTTCTCAAAAGCTTGAGGTTGACCTCTTAGTTCAAGCCACTTTGGTTTCCAGTCTATATCTGAATTGTCTCCTAAAAGCGCAGTTAAGTTATTAGTAAATGTTGTCGAAGCTTTTTGGCTGGATTTATTTGTAGAATTTGTAGTATAATGACCTGCATGACGAGCGACTGATCGATTGTGAAAGAGTAAAAATAGATCGCCTTTATGCCTTTTAACATAGTTACCAATTGAACATATCTGGTCAAAGGTAAATCCTTTAACACCGAAAGCATCCAGAAAAAATAATGTAGGATGATTTCCGAGATTGTTCATTATTTCTGGGAAAGCTTCATCAAAAGGCTGAGGAGCATAAACTTTATAATCCAAGTCTTTATTTATATCTATAAATTCACAATTTTCACTGAGTTTTTCATTTGATGACGGATCATTTTCAACGAAAAAGCATCTAAAGTTGACACGTTTTTCTTCTCCAAAGAGTTTAGCGTATTTAAGTGCTATTAATGGTGAACCATCAATATCTGAAAATTCATGTTTGTGTTGCTGCCAAAAATTAGAATTTTTCACAAAATCTTCGATACCAATTCCTGAGCCATATTTTCCAGTTCCTGCAAAGCCATCGACATAATTAATGGTATTGAAATTTCCGCCAAGACTATAGCAAAATGCATGTATATACTTCAGCATTATTCGATGTTTAGCGACAGACCATGATCGTTTGCAGTCGAAAAATTCATTAGAATCTTCGGGTTGCTCTTCAAATAGAGATAGTTGTTTGCCTGACATATCTTTATAGCTTATTAAAGTAGTGACCAAGGATATTTGTACACAACCTAGATAAATACTGGTCAAAATTGACCCATCTTGGCGGCTTGTTGAATTGTCTCTAGGGTTAATACACCAATAATTTTTCCTTTATCCATGACAGGTAATCTCTGAGTTCCTGTCTGTAAGAGGAGGGATAGAGCTTGACGCAAATTCTCGTGAGGCGCGATCGCACGATTATCCTGATACTGATAATCTGGAGAAACTGGCTGCATTGCCGTCTCCACGCCCTGTAAACTTAACTGACGCAACATATCATCGGCACCCATTAACTCCCGGACAAAATCATTAGCCGGGTGCGTCAAAATATTTAACGGCGTATCAAATTGGACAATTTCACCCTTTTGCAAAATCATAATCTTGTCCCCCAGACGCAGCGCTTCCTCCACATCATGGGAGACAAACAGAATCGTTTTATGCAATTGACGCTGAATTCGTAAGATTTCGTCTTGCAAAGATTGGCGGGTAATCGCGTCAATGGCACCAAAAGGTTCATCCATTAACATTAACTTCGGATCACCAGCCAACGCCCGCGCCACGCCAACACGCTGTTGCTGTCCTCCGGATAGCTGTGCCGGGTAACGATTCCGGTAAACTTGAGGGGGTAGTTCGACCAGCGTCAATAACTCATCAATGCGAGACTGGTATTTTGAGCGTGACCATTTCAGAAGCTTGGGAACAACGGCAATATTTTCCGCCACCGTCTGATGAGGAAATAAGCCAGACTGTTGAATCACGTAGCCAATTTGCTGACGCAGCGTCGTGACTTTCATTTTGCGGATATTAACCCCATCCAGATAAATCGCGCCGGATGTGGGTTCATACAATCGATTGACCATCTTGAGAACGGTGGTTTTACCACATCCCGATGGACCTAAAATGACGACCAGTTGACCCGCTTCAATGTCGCAGGTTACACCATTTACCGCCGGTTGGGGCGTCCCGGGAAATTGGAGATGAACTTGATCAAAACGAATAGCACTCACTGATTTGGCTGATTGTTGCTAAGGTTGGCGAATTCTATTGTGGGATTGGAGTGACCAATGACAGATAAAAGGGTAATATTTCCTGACAAATGACCAATGACCAATGACAAATGACCAATGACCAATGATATTTTAATTCTCTCCAATGGTCCGGGTGAAGTCACCACCTGGGTACGTCCTGTGGTCAAAGCATTGCGCCAGCAGCTAGGATGCGATCGCGCTGTCTTCCGAATCTCGGTGATTCTGTCTCCTTGTCCCAAT contains:
- a CDS encoding ABC transporter ATP-binding protein, with product MSAIRFDQVHLQFPGTPQPAVNGVTCDIEAGQLVVILGPSGCGKTTVLKMVNRLYEPTSGAIYLDGVNIRKMKVTTLRQQIGYVIQQSGLFPHQTVAENIAVVPKLLKWSRSKYQSRIDELLTLVELPPQVYRNRYPAQLSGGQQQRVGVARALAGDPKLMLMDEPFGAIDAITRQSLQDEILRIQRQLHKTILFVSHDVEEALRLGDKIMILQKGEIVQFDTPLNILTHPANDFVRELMGADDMLRQLSLQGVETAMQPVSPDYQYQDNRAIAPHENLRQALSLLLQTGTQRLPVMDKGKIIGVLTLETIQQAAKMGQF
- the tcmP gene encoding three-Cys-motif partner protein TcmP, producing the protein MSGKQLSLFEEQPEDSNEFFDCKRSWSVAKHRIMLKYIHAFCYSLGGNFNTINYVDGFAGTGKYGSGIGIEDFVKNSNFWQQHKHEFSDIDGSPLIALKYAKLFGEEKRVNFRCFFVENDPSSNEKLSENCEFIDINKDLDYKVYAPQPFDEAFPEIMNNLGNHPTLFFLDAFGVKGFTFDQICSIGNYVKRHKGDLFLLFHNRSVARHAGHYTTNSTNKSSQKASTTFTNNLTALLGDNSDIDWKPKWLELRGQPQAFEKWALEYFKNRMRNQGGFKDVTSFEVKETYSDNRPQYSIVVGSNYPEKAFCEFLNDFIWEENRLLFYQENTTKQIKNFLDREWNNENTIRIKKIRNEVVNVLQDVKPSWLSCKDAITKSILQISELGFLKRTQYYQEILTPLYEAGKLEIRKPGARKLFTLNSEIRLVA